The following are encoded together in the Bacillota bacterium genome:
- a CDS encoding cytidylate kinase-like family protein yields MIRLGEDPRLVDQRITESIIRLRSIEELQKRERVRVVHPVVTISRQLGAGGTEVAQKLAEMLGEPWRVWDQQIIDAIANHAEVRREIVQSLDEQAQGEIDTVVKSLLGIGGLEAPSYRKHLAEVVLTIERAGFAIILGRGANFLLPRALNVRLRASMPVRIRRVMEQMNLSREQAERAIRDSDHKRAAFVQQTFGRNIDEDGAYDLIIYTDDLSPEGTARIIHTAVLVRFPEMEKPAPTVALVQKR; encoded by the coding sequence ATGATACGACTTGGGGAAGACCCCAGACTGGTTGACCAGCGCATTACTGAGTCCATCATACGCCTTCGCAGTATCGAGGAGCTGCAGAAGCGCGAGCGCGTGCGAGTGGTGCACCCGGTGGTAACGATTTCACGCCAGCTGGGAGCAGGCGGAACGGAGGTTGCCCAGAAACTGGCTGAGATGCTGGGAGAGCCCTGGCGCGTGTGGGACCAGCAGATTATCGATGCCATTGCGAACCATGCGGAAGTACGCAGGGAAATCGTGCAGTCGCTGGATGAGCAGGCTCAGGGCGAAATCGATACGGTCGTGAAGTCGCTACTCGGCATCGGGGGCCTCGAGGCGCCGAGCTATCGCAAGCACCTTGCGGAGGTCGTTCTGACGATTGAACGAGCGGGGTTTGCCATCATCCTCGGACGGGGGGCAAACTTCCTGCTTCCCCGTGCGCTCAACGTGCGGCTCAGGGCTTCAATGCCCGTGCGCATCCGGCGTGTCATGGAGCAGATGAACCTGAGCCGCGAGCAAGCAGAGCGTGCCATCCGCGATTCTGACCATAAACGCGCCGCTTTTGTGCAGCAGACGTTCGGGCGCAACATCGACGAAGATGGCGCATACGACTTGATTATCTACACCGACGACCTGAGTCCGGAAGGTACGGCGCGAATCATCCATACCGCAGTCCTCGTCAGGTTTCCTGAGATGGAGAAACCCGCGCCGACGGTTGCGCTGGTGCAGAAACGCTAG
- a CDS encoding metallophosphoesterase family protein, protein MLIAAAAAWTWTNLIEPFHLLLRERSLMLPHLPPALDGLTILHLSDLHIRKMGLLEHKLARLLSQTSAHIVVLTGDMVDADRGIAPLVEMLSRVRTTLGVYAVWGNSEHKSSRLSHPDKLEHALREAGVNILNNEARMVHYHGASIWLGGVDDPHSGFANLPALVSSLPRADLYVLLAHSPDILMDPLTARFDLILCGHTHCGQIRIPRWGALWSHARLGRWVGNPILYPKQIARHLSRPLPQPHVLVSPGVATVGVPLFKARLFCFPEVTLHVLRSSVSAPAQPSARVSPSQET, encoded by the coding sequence ATGCTTATAGCCGCAGCGGCGGCGTGGACGTGGACGAACCTGATAGAACCGTTTCACTTGCTCCTGCGAGAGCGTTCACTGATGCTTCCTCACCTTCCGCCCGCGCTGGACGGATTGACCATCCTGCACCTGAGCGACCTGCATATCCGTAAAATGGGTTTACTGGAGCATAAACTCGCCCGCCTGCTCTCACAAACCTCGGCGCACATCGTGGTTCTCACCGGTGATATGGTGGACGCCGACAGGGGTATTGCGCCTCTGGTGGAAATGCTTTCCCGCGTGCGGACAACTCTGGGGGTCTATGCCGTCTGGGGCAACTCTGAGCACAAGAGTTCCCGTCTCTCCCATCCCGACAAGCTGGAGCACGCGCTCAGGGAGGCCGGGGTGAATATCCTCAACAACGAAGCAAGGATGGTGCATTATCATGGTGCGAGTATCTGGCTTGGAGGGGTGGACGACCCTCATTCGGGTTTCGCCAATCTGCCAGCACTGGTTTCGTCTTTGCCACGCGCTGACCTGTATGTGCTATTGGCGCATTCTCCAGATATTCTGATGGACCCACTCACGGCGCGCTTTGACCTTATTCTGTGCGGACATACGCACTGCGGGCAGATACGTATCCCGCGCTGGGGGGCGTTGTGGAGTCATGCCCGGCTGGGGCGTTGGGTCGGTAACCCCATTCTCTATCCGAAACAGATTGCCCGCCACTTGAGTCGCCCCCTGCCCCAGCCGCATGTGCTGGTCTCGCCGGGCGTAGCAACGGTCGGCGTACCTCTGTTCAAGGCGCGCCTGTTTTGCTTCCCAGAGGTGACATTGCACGTGCTGCGCTCTAGCGTTTCTGCACCAGCGCAACCGTCGGCGCGGGTTTCTCCATCTCAGGAAACCTGA